One Purpureocillium takamizusanense chromosome 12, complete sequence DNA window includes the following coding sequences:
- a CDS encoding uncharacterized protein (EggNog:ENOG503P8IF~TransMembrane:1 (o27-48i)) — translation MPAIDTALAGPQTLHLLTKRNWASQEAGVIVVFCIVFVVAVGLISLWIHKFLKKRKAAKPNY, via the exons atgCCTGCCATTGACACTGCCCTCGCCGGGCCGCAGACCCTCCACCTCCTCACGAAACGGAATTGGGCCTCCCAAGAAGCCGGCGTTATTGTCGTGTTTTGCATCGTCTTTGTCG tcgccgtcggcctcatTTCGCTCTGGATTCACAAGTTTTTGAAGAAGCGCAAAGCGGCCAAGCCAAACTACTGA
- a CDS encoding Amidase (COG:J~EggNog:ENOG503P1I8) — protein sequence MTRTLSNGPELPLSLDKFRDMVARHGFSMTPQDELDYLAILRDLEKDVKQVLSLPQYFDPRLAPVSRSEELRAFKRPEPTDNPLNAWSHKFQLRSPSAGDDGLLSHRSVSVKDTISVSGIPMTCGTQPFHLSSEEPYPVPDIDAPVVARVLEAGGVIKGTATCENYCVSLASFTSATGPVDNPWLKGHSAGGSSSGCAALVAVQVVRRWRERKGLPVDDLGEGVDLAVGTDQAGSIRTPAGYCGIYGLKPTHGLVPYTGIAGLHPMIDFAGPMAASIRDTALLLSVLAGYDGIDHRMTPETPLRRNVPKYHEVLDAAISSKSEAGEWTTSTAAKGLRVGVLKEAFEVFKVDAEVEQVIREAAARFARLGAIVDEVSIPLHAVGRAIWVTTNRGLMADTLLGNKPSELLSHPMSNLSAPKPDQKWFDTMTKSNPAVVNTLLFKGYFEELPHSVRAKSMMHVHQLRAAYDNALESYDVLLTPVTATVAPPHASADGSALERYYSAVGHGANTSPFNISGHPALSMPVGWATARDGKSKLPVAMQLVGKRWDESGVLLAAAAWEVGGHGLD from the exons ATGACGCGAACCCTTTCCAATGGGCCCGA GCTGCCCCTGTCCCTGGATAAGTTCCGTGACATGGTAGCTCGTCATGGCTTCTCTATGACGCCGCAAGACGAACTCGACTACCTCGCGATCCTCCGTGATCTAGAGAAAGACGTGAAGCAGGTTCTTTCGCTTCCGCAGTACTTTGACCCGCGCCTGGCTCCCGTCTCAAGATCAGAGGAGCTTCGGGCCTTTAAGAGGCCAGAGCCGACTGACAATCCGCTCAATGCATGGAGTCACAAG TTCCAGCTTCGCAGCCCCAGCGCCGGTGATGACGGACTGCTATCGCACCGGTCGGTCTCTGTCAAGGACACGATTAGCGTCTCCGGCATCCCGATGACATGCGGCACGCAGCCGTTTCATCTATCTAGCGAGGAGCCGTACCCGGTGCCTGACATCGACGCCCCCGTGGTCGCCCGGGTCTTGGAGGCAGGCGGCGTCATCAAAGGGACAGCAACATGCGAAAACTACTGCGTGTCGCTGGCTTCCTTTACGAGTGCCACTGGCCCCGTCGACAATCCGTGGTTGAAGGGCcactcggcgggcgggagcagTAGCGGGTGCGCCGCGTTGGTCGCCGTTCAGGTGGTCCGGCGATGGAGAGAGCGGAAAGGGCTGCCCGTCGATGACCTTGGCGAGGGGGTCGATCTCGCCGTTGGGACTGACCAGGCGGGCAGCATACGAACG CCGGCTGGATACTGTGGCATATACGGCCTCAAACCGACTCATGGGCTCGTGCCATATACTGGCATCGCTGGCCTCCATCCTATGATCGACTTTGCCGGTCCCATGGCCGCTTCCATACGAGATACTGCGCTCCTCCTCAGCGTCCTAGCGGGTTACGATGGGATAGACCACCGAATGACACCCGAGACACCGCTGCGCCGCAATGTGCCCAAGTAccacgaggtcctcgacgcgGCGATATCCTCGAAatccgaggccggcgagtGGACTACGAGCACTGCAGCCAAGGGGCTGCGCGTGGGCGTGCTCAAGGAAGCCTTTGAGGTGTTCAAGGTGGACGCAGAGGTCGAACAAGTCATACGAGAAGCGGCCGCGAGGTTCGCACGGCTCGGTGCCATCGTGGACGAGGTCTCCATCCCGCTCCATGCCGTAGGGAGGGCAATCTGGGTCACGACAAACCGAGGCCTCATGGCCGACACGTTACTCGGCAACAAGCCCAGCGAGTTGCTCTCGCACCCGATGTCGAATCTGAGCGCGCCCAAGCCGGACCAGAAGTGGTTCGACACCATGACCAAGTCCAatcccgccgtcgtcaacaccCTCCTCTTCAAGGGCTACTTCGAGGAGCTCCCCCACAGCGTCCGGGCGAAATCCATGATGCACGTGCACCAGCTACGTGCCGCCTATGACAACGCATTGGAGTCGTATGACGTGCTGCTCACGCCCGTGACGGCCACCGTGGCGCCGCCTCACGCCTCTGCAGACGGCAGCGCGTTGGAGAGATACTATAGCGCAGTCGGGCATGGCGCGAATACGTCGCCCTTCAACATCAGTGGGCACCCCGCGCTGTCGATGCCGGTGGGCTGGGCCACCGCGCGCGATGGCAAGAGCAAgctgcccgtcgccatgcAGCTCGTGGGCAAGAGGTGGGACGAGTCGGGCGTGttgctcgcggcggcggcttgggaggtgggcggccatgggctgGACTGA
- a CDS encoding Amidase (COG:J~EggNog:ENOG503P1I8): protein MESQGTTSYTQPCMFTCSTAPFCANNGDTQFQLRSPSAGDDGLLSHRSVSVKDTISVSGIPMTCGTQPFHLSSEEPYPVPDIDAPVVARVLEAGGVIKGTATCENYCVSLASFTSATGPVDNPWLKGHSAGGSSSGCAALVAVQVVRRWRERKGLPVDDLGEGVDLAVGTDQAGSIRTPAGYCGIYGLKPTHGLVPYTGIAGLHPMIDFAGPMAASIRDTALLLSVLAGYDGIDHRMTPETPLRRNVPKYHEVLDAAISSKSEAGEWTTSTAAKGLRVGVLKEAFEVFKVDAEVEQVIREAAARFARLGAIVDEVSIPLHAVGRAIWVTTNRGLMADTLLGNKPSELLSHPMSNLSAPKPDQKWFDTMTKSNPAVVNTLLFKGYFEELPHSVRAKSMMHVHQLRAAYDNALESYDVLLTPVTATVAPPHASADGSALERYYSAVGHGANTSPFNISGHPALSMPVGWATARDGKSKLPVAMQLVGKRWDESGVLLAAAAWEVGGHGLD, encoded by the exons ATGGAGTCACAAGGTACCACATCATACACCCAACCTTGTATGTTTACATGTAGCACCGCACCATTTTGTGCTAATAACGGCGACACACAGTTCCAGCTTCGCAGCCCCAGCGCCGGTGATGACGGACTGCTATCGCACCGGTCGGTCTCTGTCAAGGACACGATTAGCGTCTCCGGCATCCCGATGACATGCGGCACGCAGCCGTTTCATCTATCTAGCGAGGAGCCGTACCCGGTGCCTGACATCGACGCCCCCGTGGTCGCCCGGGTCTTGGAGGCAGGCGGCGTCATCAAAGGGACAGCAACATGCGAAAACTACTGCGTGTCGCTGGCTTCCTTTACGAGTGCCACTGGCCCCGTCGACAATCCGTGGTTGAAGGGCcactcggcgggcgggagcagTAGCGGGTGCGCCGCGTTGGTCGCCGTTCAGGTGGTCCGGCGATGGAGAGAGCGGAAAGGGCTGCCCGTCGATGACCTTGGCGAGGGGGTCGATCTCGCCGTTGGGACTGACCAGGCGGGCAGCATACGAACG CCGGCTGGATACTGTGGCATATACGGCCTCAAACCGACTCATGGGCTCGTGCCATATACTGGCATCGCTGGCCTCCATCCTATGATCGACTTTGCCGGTCCCATGGCCGCTTCCATACGAGATACTGCGCTCCTCCTCAGCGTCCTAGCGGGTTACGATGGGATAGACCACCGAATGACACCCGAGACACCGCTGCGCCGCAATGTGCCCAAGTAccacgaggtcctcgacgcgGCGATATCCTCGAAatccgaggccggcgagtGGACTACGAGCACTGCAGCCAAGGGGCTGCGCGTGGGCGTGCTCAAGGAAGCCTTTGAGGTGTTCAAGGTGGACGCAGAGGTCGAACAAGTCATACGAGAAGCGGCCGCGAGGTTCGCACGGCTCGGTGCCATCGTGGACGAGGTCTCCATCCCGCTCCATGCCGTAGGGAGGGCAATCTGGGTCACGACAAACCGAGGCCTCATGGCCGACACGTTACTCGGCAACAAGCCCAGCGAGTTGCTCTCGCACCCGATGTCGAATCTGAGCGCGCCCAAGCCGGACCAGAAGTGGTTCGACACCATGACCAAGTCCAatcccgccgtcgtcaacaccCTCCTCTTCAAGGGCTACTTCGAGGAGCTCCCCCACAGCGTCCGGGCGAAATCCATGATGCACGTGCACCAGCTACGTGCCGCCTATGACAACGCATTGGAGTCGTATGACGTGCTGCTCACGCCCGTGACGGCCACCGTGGCGCCGCCTCACGCCTCTGCAGACGGCAGCGCGTTGGAGAGATACTATAGCGCAGTCGGGCATGGCGCGAATACGTCGCCCTTCAACATCAGTGGGCACCCCGCGCTGTCGATGCCGGTGGGCTGGGCCACCGCGCGCGATGGCAAGAGCAAgctgcccgtcgccatgcAGCTCGTGGGCAAGAGGTGGGACGAGTCGGGCGTGttgctcgcggcggcggcttgggaggtgggcggccatgggctgGACTGA
- a CDS encoding uncharacterized protein (COG:S~TransMembrane:11 (i131-153o159-181i208-228o240-257i264-288o333-357i369-391o411-437i457-477o483-505i551-576o)~EggNog:ENOG503NVGS), which yields MDSATKQEDPVVGSSEKVERPGNTKAETALFNYVKPQLRKTHDPDVTFEEYHYYAKKTREEELTLEAPKTNWKGLVMKKKTIPSGEGDASTHAAARMPTEEELANRTNRLEITDEEWTNASRAFRTASGGACFYLITTDVLGPFPVAFSLGTLGWGPGIAFYTIFGFFAGYSGYLIWRVFIGIDSYEFPARNYGDLGFRTWGTTVRHITNFLQAIALLLLLGQVTILFGQNISEISKFRLCYVVCPILFVVAGFFLTQIRTLKAYGWVATLAIWMNLLTIFISMGVIANSPPNYAIATLGSAGSAVDKSTITPDKDGNYPPIMHYTGLPPGGLVGSINGLLSGVLAYAGAQLFVEFLAEMKRPRDFLKAMWGAQLFIYTAYLVYGCFVYHFQGQYSFNPSFQGVSTYAWQTVGNCISLVAGLIAAGLYGNIGIKVVYNNILLDIFNAPPLVTRKGKLIYASIVPLWWSTAFIIAAAIPDYFGFISVMSASTLLNLTYTLPPLFALGFDIQRHAVRGEIGEGFDPSTGRVTRSGSTLQRWMRGFRAGGPFQVALNIWHVIYFLASLSMCGLGMYAAVQGMIEAFKEPQLNSFSCVSPLNLNA from the exons ATGGATAGCGCTACGAAGCAAGAGGACCCTGTCGTCGGCTCGTCAGAGAAGGTTGAGCGTCCCGGCAACACCAAGGCTGAAACGGCGCTCTTCAATTACGTCAAGCCGCAGTTGCGCAAAACCCACGATCCCGATGTGACATTCGAGGAATATCATTACTATGCGAAGAAGACGCGCGAGGAGGAGTTGACGCTCGAGGCTCCCAAGACCAACTGGAAGGGCCTcgtgatgaagaagaagacgattCCGAGTGGAGAAGGCGATGCAAGCACACACGCAGCGGCTCGCATGCCCACGGAAGAAGAGCTGGCGAACCGTACCAACCGCCTTGAAATCACCGACGAGGAATGGACCAACGCAAGCCGCGCCTTTAGAACGGCATCGGGTGGTGCCT GCTTCTACTTGATTACGACGGACGTCTTGGGTCCTTTCCCGGTGGCTTTCTCCTTGGGCACGTTGGGATGGGGTCCGG GTATCGCCTTCTATACCATCTTCGGATTCTTCGCCGGATACTCGGGCTACCTCATCTGGAGGGTGTTTATCGGCATCGACAGTTACGAGTTTCCCGCCCGAAACTACGGTGACCTGGGGTTCCGCACCTGGGGCACGACCGTCCGCCACATCACAAACTTCCTGCAAGCAATtgcgctgcttctcctgCTGGGACAAGTCACGATACTCTTCGGCCAGAACATATCCGAGATCTCAAAGTTTCGGCTTTGCTATGTCGTCTGCCCGATCCTGTTCGTCGTGGCAGGGTTCTTCTTGACACAGATCCGGACGCTCAAGGCATACGGATGGGTTGCCACGCTCGCCATTTGGATGAACCTCTTGACCATCTTCATCTCCATgggcgtcatcgccaacTCGCCCCCCAATTACGCGATTGCGACCCTAGGATCCGCAGGGAGCGCCGTGGACAAGAGCACAATCACCcccgacaaggacggcaacTACCCGCCCATCATGCACTACACTGGCCTGCCCCCCGGCGGCTTGGTCGGCTCCATCAACGGCTTGCTGTCGGGCGTGTTGGCCTATGCAGGTGCTCAGCTGTTCGTGGAGTTTCTGGCCGAGATGAAGCGGCCGAGGGACTTTCTCAAGGCAATGTGGGGTGCCCAATTGTTCATTTACACGGCATATCTCGTCTACGGATGCTTCGTCTACCATTTCCAAGGGCAGTATAGTTTCAACCCAAGCTTCCAGGGCGTGAGCACCTATGCCTGGCAGACAGTCGGCAACTGCATCTCTCTCGTGGCTGGCCTGATTGCCGCTGGTTTGTACGGCAATATTGGCATCAAGGTCGTATACAACAATATCCTACTGGACATCTTCAACGCTCCGCCGCTGGTCACAAGGAAGGGGAAGCTCATATACGCGTCAATCGTGCCGCTCTGGTGGTCGACCGCGTTCATCATTGCGGCCGCGATCCCCGACTATTTCGGCTTCATCAGTGTCATGTCGGCCTCTACGCTGCTCAACCTCACGTATACGCTGCCCCCGCTCTTTGCGCTCGGGTTCGACATCCAGCGCCATGCCGTCCGCGGCGAGATCGGCGAGGGCTTTGACCCAAGCACCGGCCGGGTCACACGCAGCGGGTCCACGCTGCAACGCTGGATGAGAGGTttccgcgccggcggcccgtTTCAAGTCGCCCTCAACATCTGGCACGTCATCTATTTTCTCGCATCTCTCTCGATGTGTGGGTTGGGAATGTATGCGGCGGTGCAAG GGATGATTGAGGCGTTCAAGGAGCCCCAGCTGAACTCGTTTTCTTGCGTTTCACCCCTCAACTTGAACGCATAG
- a CDS encoding uncharacterized protein (COG:S~TransMembrane:11 (i131-153o159-181i208-228o240-257i264-288o333-357i369-391o411-437i457-477o483-505i551-576o)~EggNog:ENOG503NVGS), protein MDSATKQEDPVVGSSEKVERPGNTKAETALFNYVKPQLRKTHDPDVTFEEYHYYAKKTREEELTLEAPKTNWKGLVMKKKTIPSGEGDASTHAAARMPTEEELANRTNRLEITDEEWTNASRAFRTASGGACFYLITTDVLGPFPVAFSLGTLGWGPGIAFYTIFGFFAGYSGYLIWRVFIGIDSYEFPARNYGDLGFRTWGTTVRHITNFLQAIALLLLLGQVTILFGQNISEISKFRLCYVVCPILFVVAGFFLTQIRTLKAYGWVATLAIWMNLLTIFISMGVIANSPPNYAIATLGSAGSAVDKSTITPDKDGNYPPIMHYTGLPPGGLVGSINGLLSGVLAYAGAQLFVEFLAEMKRPRDFLKAMWGAQLFIYTAYLVYGCFVYHFQGQYSFNPSFQGVSTYAWQTVGNCISLVAGLIAAGLYGNIGIKVVYNNILLDIFNAPPLVTRKGKLIYASIVPLWWSTAFIIAAAIPDYFGFISVMSASTLLNLTYTLPPLFALGFDIQRHAVRGEIGEGFDPSTGRVTRSGSTLQRWMRGFRAGGPFQVALNIWHVIYFLASLSMCGLGMYAAVQGECPQRSCDRKRTPF, encoded by the exons ATGGATAGCGCTACGAAGCAAGAGGACCCTGTCGTCGGCTCGTCAGAGAAGGTTGAGCGTCCCGGCAACACCAAGGCTGAAACGGCGCTCTTCAATTACGTCAAGCCGCAGTTGCGCAAAACCCACGATCCCGATGTGACATTCGAGGAATATCATTACTATGCGAAGAAGACGCGCGAGGAGGAGTTGACGCTCGAGGCTCCCAAGACCAACTGGAAGGGCCTcgtgatgaagaagaagacgattCCGAGTGGAGAAGGCGATGCAAGCACACACGCAGCGGCTCGCATGCCCACGGAAGAAGAGCTGGCGAACCGTACCAACCGCCTTGAAATCACCGACGAGGAATGGACCAACGCAAGCCGCGCCTTTAGAACGGCATCGGGTGGTGCCT GCTTCTACTTGATTACGACGGACGTCTTGGGTCCTTTCCCGGTGGCTTTCTCCTTGGGCACGTTGGGATGGGGTCCGG GTATCGCCTTCTATACCATCTTCGGATTCTTCGCCGGATACTCGGGCTACCTCATCTGGAGGGTGTTTATCGGCATCGACAGTTACGAGTTTCCCGCCCGAAACTACGGTGACCTGGGGTTCCGCACCTGGGGCACGACCGTCCGCCACATCACAAACTTCCTGCAAGCAATtgcgctgcttctcctgCTGGGACAAGTCACGATACTCTTCGGCCAGAACATATCCGAGATCTCAAAGTTTCGGCTTTGCTATGTCGTCTGCCCGATCCTGTTCGTCGTGGCAGGGTTCTTCTTGACACAGATCCGGACGCTCAAGGCATACGGATGGGTTGCCACGCTCGCCATTTGGATGAACCTCTTGACCATCTTCATCTCCATgggcgtcatcgccaacTCGCCCCCCAATTACGCGATTGCGACCCTAGGATCCGCAGGGAGCGCCGTGGACAAGAGCACAATCACCcccgacaaggacggcaacTACCCGCCCATCATGCACTACACTGGCCTGCCCCCCGGCGGCTTGGTCGGCTCCATCAACGGCTTGCTGTCGGGCGTGTTGGCCTATGCAGGTGCTCAGCTGTTCGTGGAGTTTCTGGCCGAGATGAAGCGGCCGAGGGACTTTCTCAAGGCAATGTGGGGTGCCCAATTGTTCATTTACACGGCATATCTCGTCTACGGATGCTTCGTCTACCATTTCCAAGGGCAGTATAGTTTCAACCCAAGCTTCCAGGGCGTGAGCACCTATGCCTGGCAGACAGTCGGCAACTGCATCTCTCTCGTGGCTGGCCTGATTGCCGCTGGTTTGTACGGCAATATTGGCATCAAGGTCGTATACAACAATATCCTACTGGACATCTTCAACGCTCCGCCGCTGGTCACAAGGAAGGGGAAGCTCATATACGCGTCAATCGTGCCGCTCTGGTGGTCGACCGCGTTCATCATTGCGGCCGCGATCCCCGACTATTTCGGCTTCATCAGTGTCATGTCGGCCTCTACGCTGCTCAACCTCACGTATACGCTGCCCCCGCTCTTTGCGCTCGGGTTCGACATCCAGCGCCATGCCGTCCGCGGCGAGATCGGCGAGGGCTTTGACCCAAGCACCGGCCGGGTCACACGCAGCGGGTCCACGCTGCAACGCTGGATGAGAGGTttccgcgccggcggcccgtTTCAAGTCGCCCTCAACATCTGGCACGTCATCTATTTTCTCGCATCTCTCTCGATGTGTGGGTTGGGAATGTATGCGGCGGTGCAAGGTGAGTGCCCCCAACGGTCATGCGATCGTAAAAGGACCCCCTTTTGA
- the PLB1_4 gene encoding Lysophospholipase (COG:I~EggNog:ENOG503NUWK) translates to MAARELVVVVLNQTNEELVIDSGSLHLEQGEWMTGTPESHPPEEIRAGESGMWRCRSPHVGAGTAGSVKYRIAGYGPRGKLMFSWDVRYVGPSKFGHGSESDEFTVRVMGGSGRQAVAVFVVGMHSKPYNLRCCR, encoded by the coding sequence ATGGCAGCCAGAGAACTTGTCGTCGTGGTGCTCAACCAGACCAATGAAGAACTCGTCATCGACAGCGGGTCCCTGCATCTCGAGCAAGGAGAGTGGATGACGGGCACTCCCGAATCGCATCCTCCGGAGGAGATTCGCGCTGGGGAGAGCGGTATGTGGCGCTGCAGGTCACCCCACGTGGGAGCCGGGACGGCCGGGTCAGTTAAATACCGAATCGCCGGGTATGGGCCCCGAGGCAAGCTCATGTTTTCTTGGGACGTCCGCTACGTGGGACCCAGCAAGTTCGGTCACGGAAGCGAGTCGGATGAGTTTACCGTTAGGGTTATGGGAGGAAGCGGACGACAGGCCGTTGCAGTATTTGTTGTCGGTATGCATAGCAAACCCTACAACTTACGGTGTTGTCGGTAG
- a CDS encoding uncharacterized protein (COG:G~EggNog:ENOG503NZKN~TransMembrane:7 (i12-31o43-63i87-104o124-144i151-173o179-198i251-274o)): MVNEYWVTRRGMAYGLLCSASGVSGSVLPIIAETLLDRYGYKVALRAIGVGLIVLTGPLIPFLKGRLPVSEHSTTARTDWTFLRNPLFWVYTVSNVLQGLGYFFPSLYLPSYASSVGLSSRQGALLLALMSVAQTAGQLLFGFLSDRNIPINALATAATAAAAMAALTLWGLGRSLPPLAIFAIVYGFFGGGYTALWARMSTAVSHNPSAMPMIFGTFNFGKGIGNVLAGPISGGLMANARSDDMYGMLKYAGIVSFTGGSMLLSAFAIVSWYARPLLRATTA; the protein is encoded by the coding sequence ATGGTGAACGAGTATTGGGTAACTCGGCGCGGCATGGCGTACGGGCTTCTGTGCAGCGCCTCTGGTGTCTCCGGCTCGGTGCTGCCCATCATTGCCGAAACGTTGCTCGACAGATACGGCTACAAGGTCGCCTTGCGCGCCATTGGCGTCGGTCTCATCGTGCTCACCGGGCCCCTCATTCCTTTCCTCAAGGGCCGGCTCCCTGTTTCGGAGCACAGCACAACAGCGAGGACGGATTGGACGTTTCTTCGAAACCCTCTCTTCTGGGTTTACACTGTGTCGAATGTCCTGCAAGGGCTGGGATACTTCTTCCCATCGCTCTACCTACCGTCCTACGCATCCTCGGTTGGGCTCAGCAGCCGACAAGGTGCTTTGCTCTTGGCATTGATGAGCGTCGCGCAGACAGCAGGCCAGCTGCTGTTCGGATTCTTGTCTGATCGCAACATACCGATCAATGccctggcgacggccgcgacggccgcggcggcgatggcagcgCTGACGCTCTGGGGACTGGGACGCTCGCTCCCCCCGCTGGCTATCTTTGCCATCGTGTACGGCTTCTTCGGCGGAGGGTACACGGCGCTCTGGGCTCGGATGAGCACGGCGGTGAGTCACAATCCGTCGGCCATGCCCATGATCTTCGGCACGTTCAACTTTGGCAAGGGCATCGGCAACGTCCTGGCGGGGCCGATCAGCGGAGGTTTGATGGCAAACGCGAGATCCGATGACATGTATGGGATGCTGAAGTATGCCGGGATTGTGTCGTTTACTGGTGGAAGCATGTTGTTGAGTGCGTTTGCAATCGTGTCGTGGTACGCGCGACCGCTACTGAGAGCAACAACGGCCTAG
- a CDS encoding uncharacterized protein (COG:S~EggNog:ENOG503P0KU), with the protein MDGRKRHCWECRRRYLVCDSAEPACNRCISSGIACPGYGPIKPTRLRWVEPGKVSSRGRRSTKASSGNAHLDTNKATGELVHANHAMTPPPVLTSEIDHLAQAAQYFNECIYRDLLPITQLGHNPQVYSITPTILQQAVRSPSYLQFGMVCMTLNHRMNQLRHHQSMRLAERFYHYRGIAIRSLSEQLGETQHNTDDVVLAGVVTLLLVDVQHNASLGWRWHLEGIHKIVNLRGGYPTLVRSKVLQPLLLSVWFVAVFGNTTGPASDISMADLHLKSVPMMLDQYNNGTSPFHLCPPLLFAEIIRINHLRWHVARHGKIASLSQTAGETFQRIRDFSPEKWAGSKHSTQDIWTLVGNTYQAAAGLYCILSLQSSSVFPKKSTLQSFCASTGRALQRALKGALSHRGINRFMLWPLVTLGVQAKNDIVMRGYVSHELTGLSTSMGTCSPLIAKSVLERFWASGENCWDACFDRPYVFTMQLAVDTRQLIASL; encoded by the exons ATGGACGGTCGCAAGCGGCACTGCTGGGAATGTCGGCGACGCTACCTCGTCTGCGACTCAGCGGAACCCGCATGCAATAGATGCATTTCTTCCGGAATAGCATGTCCGGGATACGGGCCCATCAAGCCGACCAGGCTCAGATGGGTAGAGCCAGGAAAGGTCTCCTCTCGTGGTCGCCGGAGCACTAAGGCTTCCTCTGGAAATGCGCACTTAGACACAAACAAGGCCACAGGAGAGCTCGTACACGCAAACCATGCTATGACGCCCCCGCCAGTATTGACGAGCGAGATTGATCATCTAGCTCAGGCGGCACAATACT TTAATGAATGCATCTACCGAGACTTGCTACCCATCACCCAGCTTGGACACAACCCGCAGGTGTACTCCATTACCCCCACAATCCTCCAGCAGGCTGTCAGGTCACCGAGCTATCTGCAGTTTGGTATGGTGTGCATGACGTTAAATCACCGGATGAACCAATTGCGGCACCACCAGTCGATGCGCTTAGCGGAAAGGTTCTATCACTATCGCGGCATAGCCATCCGCTCACTgagcgagcagctcggcgaaACCCAGCATAATACCGACGACGTGGTCCTCGCAGGTGTCGTTACTCTTTTGTTGGTAGAT GTCCAACACAATGCATCACTTGGCTGGCGATGGCACTTGGAGGGCATTCACAAGATTGTAAATCTACGCGGTGGATATCCGACCTTGGTCCGTTCAAAGGTTCTACAGCCTTTGCTCCTGAGCGTGTGGTT TGTCGCTGTATTCGGAAACACGACGGGTCCGGCCTCTGACATCTCCATGGCCGATTTACACCTCAAATCCGTGCCCATGATGCTGGATCAGTACAATAACGGCACGTCGCCTTTTCACCTATGTCCACCACTATTATTTGCGGAGATTATAAGGATCAATCACCTCCGGTGGCATGTCGCAAGGCATGGAAAAATCGCGAGCCTTTCACAGACCGCCGGTGAAACTTTTCAGCGTATACGAGACTTTTCGCCTGAGAAATGGGCGGGCTCCAAACACTCGACTCAAGACATATGGACTCTTGTCGGTAACACCTATcaagccgccgcggggctgtACTGCATATTATCGCTGCAAAGCTCGTCGGTATTCCCCAAAAAGTCCACATTGCAAAGCTTCTGCGCTTCGACCGGCCGTGCCCTCCAGCGAGCGCTGAAGGGGGCATTATCCCATCGCGGGATCAACAGGTTCATGCTCTGGCCACTTGTCACACTGGGCGTGCAGGCTAAAAACGACATAGTGATGCGTGGTTATGTATCTCATGAACTGACGGGCTTGAGCACCAGTATGGGTACCTGCTCACCACTTATAGCAAAGAGCGTTCTTGAGAGGTTCTGGGCGTCCGGGGAAAATTGCTGGGATGCCTGTTTCGACAGGCCATATGTCTTTACCATGCAACTCGCCGTAGATACCCGCCAACTAATAGCTTCATTATGA